The Rhododendron vialii isolate Sample 1 chromosome 8a, ASM3025357v1 genome has a window encoding:
- the LOC131298555 gene encoding late embryogenesis abundant protein At1g64065-like — MAEKEQQQAYPLAPANGYARSDAEAGMADSEELRRQKRKKLLLYIAAFVVFQTAIIVLFSLTVMKVKTPKFRVRSATFGTFDVQPTNPSFALNVNAQFGVKNTNFGPYKYDSNTVYFYYNDIQVGSAVIPKSKANFLSTKKINVAVDLTSANISTNTSLASDLNSGTLPLTSRSRLSGKVELMLIFKKKKSVDMNCTMDVNISTRELQNVKCK; from the coding sequence ATGGCAGAAAAGGAGCAGCAACAAGCGTATCCCCTGGCCCCTGCCAATGGCTACGCCCGAAGCGATGCCGAGGCGGGCATGGCCGATTCCGAAGAGCTCCGCCGCCAAAAGCGCAAGAAATTGTTGCTATATATTGCAGCTTTCGTCGTCTTCCAAACAGCCATCATAGTGTTGTTTTCGCTAACCGTGATGAAAGTCAAAACTCCCAAATTCAGGGTTCGCTCTGCCACGTTCGGCACTTTTGATGTTCAACCAACCAACCCTTCATTCGCCTTGAATGTGAACGCTCAATTCGGGGTCAAGAACACCAATTTCGGCCCGTACAAATACGATAGCAACACGGTTTACTTCTACTACAATGATATTCAAGTTGGGAGTGCAGTTATCCCCAAGTCAAAAGCAAATTTCCTGTCTACCAAGAAAATCAACGTTGCAGTGGATCTCACATCAGCTAATATATCGACCAATACTAGTTTGGCAAGTGATTTAAATTCGGGAACTTTGCCATTGACCAGCAGATCCAGATTGAGTGGAAAGGTGGAGCTAATGTTaattttcaagaagaagaaatccGTCGATATGAATTGCACCATGGATGTCAATATATCAACCAGAGAACTCCAGAATGTGAAGTGCAAGTGA
- the LOC131298554 gene encoding putative B3 domain-containing protein At5g66980, producing the protein MGRKPKHFPSFSKVLMDDFASKLRIPPEFVMRDLDGKLPAKALIKDRNYSHWWTVKVKTTGEENHYSFTQSGWRKLVRDCELKEMDFMVFTLVSNSVFEVVRYAPNGCEKDLISNPIIGLQDSEQIKENSAVAPKTRSRKSKEADALPHPSTRRRSRGKVAAEAFGSREQTEHPSFTVVITKYYRSRLTLQKSFARETSMATKKSVKLRNEEGKEWTVDICVRTHRTSYGRIDLGVGWPAFCKENEIVDGDSCLFKFIKSAGDVIDVVVHKGGRG; encoded by the exons ATGGGGAGGAAGCCAAAACATTTCCCTTCCTTCTCCAAAGTTTTGATGGATGACTTCGCCAGCAAACTT CGGATACCTCCAGAATTTGTCATGAGAGATCTTGATGGAAAACTACCAGCAAAGGCACTGATTAAAGACCGAAATTATTCGCATTGGTGGACTGTGAAAGTAAAGACAACGGGCGAGGAGAACCACTACAGCTTCACGCAAAGCGGTTGGAGAAAGCTTGTGAGAGATTgtgaattaaaagaaatggaTTTCATGGTTTTCACACTTGTATCGAACTCTGTGTTCGAAGTTGTGAGATATGCTCCAAATGGGTGTGAGAAGGATCTAATAAGTAACCCCATTATTGGGCTGCAAGACTCTGAGCAAATCAAAGAAAACTCAGCTGTGGCCCCTAAGACTCGGTCGCGAAAGTCCAAGGAGGCTGATGCACTACCTC ATCCAAGTACTAGAAGAAGATCGAGGGGAAAAGTGGCTGCTGAAGCATTTGGTTCTCGGGAACAAACAGAGCATCCTAGTTTTACTGTTGTTATCACGAAATACTATAGATCACGCCTG ACACTTCAAAAGTCTTTTGCAAGGGAGACTAGCATGGCGACGAAGAAGAGTGTGAAGCTGAGGAATGAAGAAGGGAAAGAGTGGACAGTTGACATATGTGTAAGGACCCATCGAACGTCCTATGGAAGGATTGATTTAGGTGTTGGGTGGCCTGCCTTCTGCAAAGAGAACGAGATAGTAGATGGGGATTCCTGTTTGTTCAAGTTCATCAAGAGTGCTGGAGATGTGATTGATGTTGTGGTACACAAGGGGGGAAGAGGGTAG
- the LOC131336645 gene encoding uncharacterized protein LOC131336645, which produces MAEKEQQQAYPLAPANGYARSDAEAGMADSEELRRQKRKKLLLYIAAFVVFQTAIIVLFSLTVMKVKTPKFRVRSATFGTFDVQPTSPSFALNVNAQFGVKNTNFGPYKYDSNTVYFYYNDIQVGGAVIPKSKANFLSTKKINVAVDLTSANISTNTSLASDLNSGTLPLTSRSRLSGKVELMLIFKKKKSVDMNCTMDVNISTRELQNVKCK; this is translated from the coding sequence ATGGCAGAAAAGGAGCAGCAACAAGCGTATCCCCTGGCCCCTGCCAATGGCTACGCCCGAAGCGATGCCGAGGCGGGCATGGCCGATTCCGAAGAGCTCCGCCGCCAAAAGCGCAAGAAATTGTTGCTATATATTGCAGCTTTCGTCGTCTTCCAAACAGCCATCATAGTGTTGTTTTCGCTAACCGTGATGAAAGTCAAAACTCCCAAATTCAGGGTTCGCTCTGCCACGTTCGGCACTTTTGATGTTCAACCAACCAGCCCTTCATTCGCCCTGAATGTGAACGCTCAATTCGGGGTCAAGAACACCAATTTTGGCCCGTACAAATACGATAGCAACACGGTTTACTTCTACTACAATGATATTCAAGTTGGGGGTGCAGTTATCCCCAAGTCAAAAGCAAATTTCCTGTCTACCAAGAAAATCAACGTTGCAGTGGATCTCACATCAGCTAATATATCGACCAATACTAGTTTGGCAAGTGATTTAAATTCGGGAACTTTGCCATTGACCAGCAGATCCAGATTGAGTGGAAAGGTGGAGCTAATGTTaattttcaagaagaagaaatccGTCGATATGAATTGCACCATGGATGTCAATATATCAACCAGAGAACTCCAGAATGTGAAGTGCAAGTGA
- the LOC131336639 gene encoding B3 domain-containing transcription factor VRN1-like isoform X1 has protein sequence MVSKSRRLQSGDDGSNRLSSSEVKAAPHFFKIIHSSVLPHQKLRIPMKFISQYGKNVGNHVFLKVPSGAVWKVELERSNGVVWMCNGWKEFAKYYSIGFGHLLVFRYDGNCNFNVLIFDTSASEIEYPVSATHGEQTNINGNGNSKIPVTEDAIEIDNSVETLGVTPCATYNMKREEIYRRGEIEKLGVQTRQKTRQASYYRANIEKDASVKILDDSIVRDSPVSERERANTKSGMESNMQEFPPDILSKRLKLPNQKKNLKTEIGTEEGAVGTSIGQRRHQSQIPAKMISVTANMNSRALERAQDFKSKKPFFTVHMQPSYIFSKTSLSIPQNFVKIYLGDHHHQNISLKISDGTIWSVRSYRRSMNARRSIAWRQFARDNNLKVGDICIFELMSMGIEPQLNVTIFRK, from the exons ATGGTCAGTAAAAGCCGTCGTCTGCAAAGCGGCGACGACGGGTCCAATCGGTTGAGTTCTAGTGAGGTGAAGGCAGCACCTCACTTTTTCAAGATAATTCACTCTTCAGTTCTTCCCCATCAAAAACTG CGGATTCCCATGAAATTTATAAGTCAATATGGGAAGAATGTGGGGAACCATGTATTTCTCAAAGTTCCAAGTGGTGCTGTATGGAAAGTGGAACTGGAGAGATCTAATGGTGTCGTTTGGATGTGCAACGGTTGGAAAGAGTTCGCAAAGTATTACTCCATTGGCTTCGGACATCTTCTGGTTTTTAGGTACGATGGGAACTGCAATTTCAATGTCCTTATATTTGATACATCGGCTTCAGAGATTGAATACCCGGTAAGTGCAACCCATGGGGAACAAACCAACATAAACGGTAATGGAAACTCAAAAATCCCTGTAACGGAAGACGCCATTGAGATTGATAATTCAGTTGAAACATTAGGAGTTACGCCTTGTGCAACATACAATATGAAAAGGGAGGAAATCTACAGAAGGGGTGAAATCGAGAAACTTGGCGTTCAAACTCGTCAAAAAACAAGGCAGGCATCCTACTACAGGGCAAATATAGAGAAAGATGCTTCTGTCAAAATCTTGGATGATTCAATTGTACGAGATTCTCCGGTTTCTGAAAGGGAGAGAGCGAATACTAAGTCTGGAATGGAGAGCAATATGCAAGAATTTCCACCGGATATTCTATCTAAAAGGCTAAAGCTTCCGAATCAAAAAAAGAATCTGAAGACAGAAATTGGAA CAGAAGAAGGCGCTGTAGGCACGTCCATTGGACAGAGACGACATCAATCTCAAATTCCTGCCAAAATGATATCAGTAACAGCCAATATGAACTCAAGAGCCCTCGAAAGAGCCCAAGATTTTAAATCCAAAAAACCTTTCTTCACGGTTCACATGCAGCCGTCTTATATTTTTAGTAAAACCAGTTTG AGTATACCACAAAACTTCGTGAAGATATATCTAGGAGATCACCATCACCAGAATATCAGTTTAAAGATTTCAGATGGGACAATATGGTCTGTAAGGTCCTATCGTAGATCAATGAATGCCCGACGCAGTATTGCATGGCGCCAATTTGCAAGGGACAACAATTTGAAAGTCGGCGATATTTGCATCTTCGAGTTGATGAGTATGGGCATCGAACCCCAGCTGAATGTCACCATATTTCGGAAGTAG
- the LOC131298556 gene encoding B3 domain-containing transcription factor VRN1-like, whose product MVSKSHRRQSGDDGSNPSSSHEVKVAPHFFKIIHSSGVPHQKLRIPLKFISQYGKNVGNHVFLKVPSGAVWKVELERSNGVVWMCNGWKEFAKYYSIGFGHLLVFRYDGNCNFNVLIFDTSASEIAYPVSATHGEQTNINCNRNSKIPVTEEVIEIDDSVETYNTKREETYGRGETEKLGVRTRQKTRKAAYYRGNIEKNVSVKISDDSLVRDSSVSERERAHAKFGMENNSNKQEFPLNFKSKGLKLPNQKKDAKTEIETEQCTGGTYIGERRYQSQIAVQMLSATANINSRALERARYFKSKKPFFMVRLQPSYVSCNYSMNVPLKFLKKYLRDNQKNISLRISDGTTWLVRFYAGALNGKRNLGWGPFVRDNNLKVGDICVFELISTGIEPQLDVTIFRK is encoded by the exons ATGGTCAGTAAAAGCCACCGTCGGCAAAGCGGCGATGATGGGTCCAATCCGTCGAGTTCTCATGAGGTAAAGGTAGCACCTCACTTTTTCAAGATAATTCACTCTTCAGGTGTTCCCCATCAGAAGCTG AGGATTCCCCTGAAATTTATAAGTCAATATGGGAAGAATGTGGGGAACCATGTATTTCTCAAAGTTCCAAGTGGTGCTGTATGGAAAGTAGAACTGGAGAGATCTAATGGTGTCGTTTGGATGTGCAATGGTTGGAAAGAGTTCGCAAAATATTACTCCATAGGCTTCGGACATCTTCTGGTTTTCAGGTACGATGGGAACTGCAATTTCAATGTCCTCATATTTGATACATCGGCTTCAGAGATTGCGTACCCGGTAAGTGCAACCCATGGTGAACAAACCAACATAAACTGTAATAGAAACTCAAAAATCCCTGTAACGGAAGAAGTCATTGAGATTGATGACTCTGTTGAAACATACAATACGAAAAGAGAGGAAACCTACGGAAGGGGTGAAACTGAGAAACTTGGCGTTCGAACTCGTCAAAAAACAAGGAAGGCAGCCTACTACAGGGGAAATATAGAGAAAAATGTTTCTGTCAAAATCTCGGATGATTCACTTGTACGAGATTCTTCAGTTTCTGAAAGGGAAAGAGCCCATGCCAAGTTTGGAATGGAGAACAATTCAAATAAGCAGGAATTTCCACTGAATTTTAAATCCAAAGGGCTAAagcttccaaatcaaaaaaagGATGCGAAGACCGAAATTGAAA CAGAACAATGCACCGGAGGCACGTACATTGGAGAGAGACGGTACCAATCTCAAATTGCTGTCCAAATGCTATCAGCAACAGCCAATATAAACTCAAGAGCCCTTGAAAGAGCCCGatatttcaaatccaaaaaacCTTTCTTCATGGTTCGCTTGCAGCCGTCTTATGTTTCTTGTAATTACAGTATG AATGTGccactaaaatttttgaagaaatATCTAAGGGACAATCAAAAGAATATTAGTTTACGGATTTCAGATGGGACGACATGGTTGGTAAGGTTCTATGCTGGAGCATTGAATGGAAAGCGGAATCTTGGTTGGGGCCCATTTGTGCGGGACAACAATTTGAAAGTTGGCGATATTTGCGTCTTTGAGTTGATTAGTACAGGCATCGAACCCCAGCTGGATGTCACCATTTTTCGGAAGTAG
- the LOC131336642 gene encoding B3 domain-containing transcription factor VRN1-like, with the protein MVKRRKIPDFSESCPQFFKVYLPNQSAHRLQIPPSFVKYINGVFPFESTITSPEKRSWHVELKEVDGHVYFQEGWQQFVHVNSLEFGDFLVFYYGGNAEFYVNIYGKNGCRKEVSVPSREIDREITHPRDNQTVERRKSKRLAQRSNDEEIAKKKLCLRFSMATQEGNRARKEASKVVSKFPFFEVVMNPSYVDRGYMNIPSSFHRYMEKDRHGVTLVASNRSWPVKLIKYGLHIWRFICGWTTFCRENKLKVGDVCVFELIGKNDFVLKVSVFRCPN; encoded by the exons ATGGTGAAACGTCGAAAAATTCCCGATTTCTCGGAGAGTTGTCCCCAGTTCTTCAAAGTCTATTTACCCAATCAGTCCGCTCACCGACTG CAAATCCCGCCAAGTTTTGTGAAGTATATCAATGGAGTTTTCCCATTCGAATCTACAATCACTAGTCCGGAAAAAAGATCATGGCATGTAGAACTGAAAGAGGTCGATGGACATGTGTATTTCCAAGAAGGTTGGCAGCAATTTGTGCATGTTAATTCCTTAGAATTCGGAGACTTTCTGGTATTCTACTATGGTGGCAATGCAGAATTTTATGTCAACATATACGGGAAAAATGGTTGTCGGAAGGAGGTTAGCGTACCCAGTAGGGAGATTGACAGAGAAATTACACATCCCCGAGACAATCAAACAGTCGAACGAA GGAAGTCTAAACGACTGGCGCAAAGATCCAATGATGAGGAAATTGCTAAGAAAAAACTGTGTCTGAGATTTTCAATGGCGACTCAAGAGGGCAACAGAGCTCGTAAAGAAGCCAGCAAAGTTGTGTCCAAATTTCCATTCTTCGAAGTGGTTATGAACCCTAGTTACGTCGATAGAGGATATATG AATATACCATCAAGCTTCCACAGGTACATGGAAAAGGATAGACATGGTGTAACACTTGTTGCTTCAAATCGATCTTGGCCAGTGAAATTGATCAAATATGGCCTACACATATGGAGGTTCATTTGTGGTTGGACCACATTTTGCAGGGAAAACAAACTTAAAGTAGGCGATGTTTGTGTTTTTGAACTAATTgggaaaaatgattttgtactGAAAGTTTCTGTTTTCAGATGTCCCAATTGA
- the LOC131336639 gene encoding B3 domain-containing transcription factor VRN1-like isoform X2, with translation MKFTSQYGKNLGNHAFLKVPSGAVWKLELEKSNGVVWIRNGWKEFANYHSIGFGHLLVFRYNGNCNFNVLIFDKSASEIEYQVSATHGEQTNISGNGKSKIPVTEDTIEIDDLVETLEDTPCATYNTKTEEICGRGEIKKLGVQTRQKTRQASYYRANIEKDASVKIMDDSLVRDSLVSERERANTKTGMANNMQEFPRDIQSKGLKLPNQKKDLKTEIETEEGAVGTSIGQRRHQSQIPAKMISVTANMNSRALERAQDFKSKKPFFTVHMQPSYIFSKTSLSIPQNFVKIYLGDHHHQNISLKISDGTIWSVRSYRRSMNARRSIAWRQFARDNNLKVGDICIFELMSMGIEPQLNVTIFRK, from the exons ATGAAATTTACAAGCCAATATGGTAAGAATCTGGGGAACCACGCATTTCTCAAAGTTCCAAGTGGTGCTGTATGGAAACTGGAACTCGAAAAATCTAATGGTGTCGTTTGGATTCGCAACGGTTGGAAAGAGTTCGCAAACTATCACTCCATAGGCTTCGGGCATCTTCTGGTATTTAGGTACAATGGGAACTGCAATTTCAATGTTCTTATATTTGATAAATCGGCTTCAGAGATTGAATACCAAGTAAGTGCTACCCATGGTGAACAAACCAACATAAGCGGTAATGGAAAATCAAAAATCCCTGTGACGGAAGACACCATTGAGATTGATGATTTAGTTGAAACATTAGAAGATACGCCTTGTGCAACATACAATACGAAAACGGAGGAAATCTGCGGAAGGGGTGAAATCAAGAAACTTGGCGTTCAAACTCGTCAAAAAACAAGGCAGGCATCCTACTACAGGGCAAATATAGAGAAAGATGCTTCTGTCAAAATCATGGATGATTCACTTGTACGAGATTCTCTAGTTTCTGAGAGGGAGAGAGCGAATACCAAGACTGGAATGGCGAACAATATGCAAGAATTTCCACGGGATATTCAATCTAAAGGGCTTAAGCTTCCGAATCAAAAAAAGGATCTGAAGACAGAAATTGAAA CAGAAGAAGGCGCTGTAGGCACGTCCATTGGACAGAGACGACATCAATCTCAAATTCCTGCCAAAATGATATCAGTAACAGCCAATATGAACTCAAGAGCCCTCGAAAGAGCCCAAGATTTTAAATCCAAAAAACCTTTCTTCACGGTTCACATGCAGCCGTCTTATATTTTTAGTAAAACCAGTTTG AGTATACCACAAAACTTCGTGAAGATATATCTAGGAGATCACCATCACCAGAATATCAGTTTAAAGATTTCAGATGGGACAATATGGTCTGTAAGGTCCTATCGTAGATCAATGAATGCCCGACGCAGTATTGCATGGCGCCAATTTGCAAGGGACAACAATTTGAAAGTCGGCGATATTTGCATCTTCGAGTTGATGAGTATGGGCATCGAACCCCAGCTGAATGTCACCATATTTCGGAAGTAG